One stretch of Brachyhypopomus gauderio isolate BG-103 chromosome 8, BGAUD_0.2, whole genome shotgun sequence DNA includes these proteins:
- the stk24b gene encoding serine/threonine-protein kinase 24, which produces MAHSPLQGALPGIQNLKADPEQLFTKLERIGKGSFGEVFKGIDNRTQTVVAIKIIDLEEAEDEIEDVQQEITVLSQCDSPHITKYYGSYLKGTKLWIIMEYLGGGSALDLLEPGALDETQIATILREILKGLEYLHSEKKIHRDIKAANVLLSEQGEVKLADFGVAGQLTDTQIKRNTFVGTPFWMAPEVIKQSAYDSKADIWSLGITAIELAKGEPPHSHLHPMKVLFLIPKNNPPTLDGAYSKPLKEFVEACLNKEPGFRPSAKELLKHKLIVRHAKKTSYLTELIDRHRQWRSKRSQEESSSDESDSEPDGQASGGNDFASDDWIFTIREKDPKKLQNGATTAGEQDSKRLLSQSLSTIISPVLSELKERHGEVVVKPSVLEELEEAIFLAEDSYPGITDAMVTQLVQRLQRFSRPRTSSSSHQ; this is translated from the exons ATGGCTCACTCCCCGCTGCAGGGTGCTCTGCCCGGGATACAG AACTTGAAGGCGGACCCGGAGCAGCTATTCACCAAGCTGGAACGTATTGGCAAGGGCTCGTTCGGCGAGGTCTTCAAAGGCATCGACAACCGCACGCAGACGGTGGTGGCCATCAAGATCATCGAcctggaggaggcggaggacGAGATCGAGGACGTCCAGCAGGAGATCACCGTGCTGAGCCAGTGCGACAGCCCCCACATCACCAAGTACTACGGCTCCTACCTGAAG ggCACAAAGTTGTGGATAATCATGGAGTATTTGGGTGGAGGATCAGCACTGGATTTG ctggagCCCGGCGCCCTGGACGAGACTCAGATCGCCACAATCCTGCGGGAGATCTTGAAGGGTCTGGAGTACCTGCACTCAGAGAAGAAGATCCACAGAGACATCAAAG CGGCGAACGTGCTGCTGTCTGAGCAGGGCGAGGTCAAGCTGGCAGACTTCGGTGTGGCCGGCCAGCTGACGGACACGCAGATCAAGAGGAACACGTTTGTGGGCACTCCCTTCTGGATGGCACCGGAGGTCATCAAACAGTCAGCCTATGACTCAAAG GCAGATATCTGGTCACTGGGCATCACGGCGATCGAGCTGGCCAAGGGTGagcccccccactcccacctgCACCCCATGAAGGTGCTGTTCCTCATCCCCAAGAACAACCCGCCCACGCTGGACGGCGCCTACAGCAAACCGCTCAAGGAGTTTGTGGAGGCCTGTTTGAACAAGGAGCCCGGCTTT agaccCTCAGCTAAAGAGTTGCTGAAGCACAAGTTGATAGTGCGTCACGCTAAGAAGACGTCCTACCTGACCGAGCTCATCGATCGCCACAGACAGTGGAGGAGCAAACGCAGCCAGGAGGAGTCCAGCTCTGACGAGTCTGATTC GGAGCCGGACGGACAGGCCTCTGGAGGAAATGACTTTGCCAGTGATGACTGGATCTTCACCATTCGGGAAAAAGACCCCAAGAAACTGCAGAATGGAGCCACTACGGCAGGAGAGCAG gactctAAGAGACTGCTGTCACAAAGCCTGTCCACCATCATCTCTCCAGTCTTATCAGAG CTGAAGGAGAGGCACGGTGAGGTCGTGGTGAAGCCCTCGGTgttggaggagctggaggaagcCATTTTCCTTGCTGAGGATTCATATCCGGGCATCACTGACGCCATGGTGACCCAGCTTGTACAGAGACTGCAAAG GTTCTCTAGACCGAGGacgtcttcctcttctcaccaGTGA